The sequence below is a genomic window from Mustelus asterias unplaced genomic scaffold, sMusAst1.hap1.1 HAP1_SCAFFOLD_1532, whole genome shotgun sequence.
TCACGTATATTAATTTAGTCACAAAGCTCATTGCTGCGATTTCTAGCTTTGATTCAACAACTCCAACTTTATATTCCTTGCACATTTTACTCacgtttattttattttattagtgtcacaagtcggcttacattaacgctgcaatgaagttactgtgaaaatcccccagtctccacactccggcgcctgtttggataaactgagggggaatttaataCTTAAACAGatcgtcttttggagtgtgggaggaaaccggagcacccggaggaaacccacgcagacacggggggagaacttgcagactcatcGGGCCCTATTattccattttgattctaagtgctgagcggacttgaaactgggagtgtttcagatccgactttttgacccgttctcagacgcccccatacgcactctgcctggaaaagtatcagcgattccgaatgtCGCTGCAGAAGCCGGTGGCGGGgattaacgcgcccgaaatcctgcagctccaaacggCGCCTCCAACTgggcatgcgcagaaaaaacatGATAGAACGCGGCTCCCCTGCCATGTCGCTCCTGGGCCGGGTAATgctccccccccggcccccacagacattgccccaccccacaacatcactgatccccttattccccccattccccctgtcACCCAGGCCGATCATGGgaccctcccaccttccccctgactgatctcaggcagagtggcagcggacccccacctccccttcactgatctcaggcagagtggcagcggacccccttcccccattgatctcaggcagagaggcagcggacccACTCCgtctccctcactgatctcaggcagaatggcaatggacccccctttccccctcactgatctcacgcagagtggcagcggacccccacttccccctcactgatctcagtcagagaggcagcggacctccccgtccccctcattgatctcacgcagagcggcagcggacccacattcccctcactgatctcacgcagagtggcagcagacccccccttccccctcactgatcttagGCAGGAGGCAgcagatgcccccccccccctcactgatctcagtcagagtggcagcggacccaccttcccctcactgatctcagtcagagtggcagcggacccccccttccccctcactgatctcaggcagagtggcagcggacccccccttccccccccccactgatctcaggcagagtggcagcggatccccccttccccctcactgatctcaggcagagtggcagcggacccccccgtccccctcactgatcacacgcagagtggcagcggacgcccccgtccccctcactgatcacacacagagtggcagcggacccccccgtccccctcactgatcacacgcagagtggcagtggacctccccgtccccctcactgatctcagtcagagtggcagcggacccactcaccccacccccccacacctccgcccgccaccaatctcaagcagagagccgtcggatgctcggcacttacctccgcactaactggagcacccgaatcggacttttgtggagcatgtctgattTGTGCCGATTCCGGATGTGCGAACGCGGTGATGAGGTGGGAAATGTCaggaaggttgggcgtgcagcccattaagtcaattcaaatgtaggcaaatgcatttaaatggccgttgcgcccatttcgggcacggtcccgattgTGGCTATTTTTGGGCCCTGGTAAAGGGGAAACCGGCGCTGAGGGGGGCGCAGATCGcattactcgcctcacacccgtctttaccaagttttcacacccagaAACGGGCGCAGCTTGAggataaaattgggcccatagagtcaaagagcttcacagcatggaaacaggcctttcggcccaacttgtccatgccgccattttcttttaaccaataagctagtcccaattgcccgcatttggcccatatccctctatacccatcgtacccatgtaattgcctaaatgctttttaaaagacaaaattgtacccgcctccactactgcctctggcagctcgttccagacactcaccgccctctgtgtgaaaaaattgcccctctggcccttttgtatctctcccctctcaccttaaacctatgccctctagttttagactcccctacctttgggaaaagatattgactatctagctgatctgtgcccctcattattttatagacctctataagatcacccctcagcctcctacgctccaggggaaaaaaaagtcccagtctatccagcctctccttataactcaaaccatcaagtcccggtagcatcctagtaaatcttttctgcgctctttctagtttaataatatcctttctataatagggtggccggaactgtacacagtattctgcacagtgacccaagccgggaatcgaacccaggtccctggtgctgtcaggcagcaggagttgggacgtcttgttaaagttgtacaagacattggtaaggccacacttggaatactgtgtgcagttctggtcaccctattatagaaaggatattattaaactagaaagagtgctgaaaagatttactaggatgctactgggacttgatggtttgagttataaggagaggctggatagactgggacttttttctctggagtgtcggaggctgaggggtgatcttatagagggctataaaataatgaggggcatagacaaggtagatagtcaatatcttttcccaaaggtaggggagtcgaaaactggagggcataggtttaaggtgagaggggagagatacaaaagtgtccagaggggcaattttttcacacagagggtggtgagtgtctggaacgagctgccagaggtagtagtagaggcgggtacaattttatcttttaaaaagcatttagacagttacatgggtacgatgggtatagagggatatgggccaaatgcgggcaattgggactggcttaggggtttaaaaaaaaaagggcggcatggacaagttgggccgaagggcctgtttccatgctgtaaacctctatgactctatgcccccCCATtgtgcccggctagctcagtaggtagagcatgagactcttaatctcagggaCGTGGATTCGAGACCCACATTGGGTGTTCCTTTTTATGGATGgcacggttggcactgctgcctcacagcgccagggaccgggttcgattcccggcttgggtcattgtctgcgcggaatctgcacgttccccccgtgtttgtgcgggtttcccccgggtgctccggtttcctcccacactccaaagatgtgcaggctatttgccatggtaagttgtcccttagtgttagggggattagctagggtaaatatatgggtttacgtgaatagggcctgggtgggatggtggttggtgctggcttgatgggctgaatggcctccttctgcactgtagaattctatgataaagggattaggggatttgaaccctggatcTCCTGTTTACCAGACGGacgctttaaccaactaagccacaggACCTGAATATGGTGAGAATagacaagaagggagggaggaatcGAGGTTCCGATGGCAGATTTCGCTGGGGAAAGAGGTCTGAGTGGAGAATGAAATCCAGTCCAgcctggttgggccgaatggcttgctcCTGCGCCGTATATCCGACGTAATCTCTGTTGACGTGTTCCCCGTGTAACCGACCTCTGGACTCTCCTGATAATAAAACTCCAGCATGACTCGAGGCAGAGCAAAGTTACAAAGGTCCGTCTGGAGAGGTTGGGAGCGGGCGACGGAGAGGAAGTCTCAGACAGGGGGAACAACGCCAAGGGAATAGGGATTCAATGAGGGAGAGGTTGTTGGGAAGCCTGGATAAACCTCTTGGCTGCGACACCAAGTTGGGCGCAATGGGCGAACCGGGGGAGATTCTACACCAGAAAGTGGGCCGGAGCGCTTCAGAAAATGACGCCCCTTCCCTCTCAGATTCTGAAGCTACCAATAGCGGCACTGCCCCCCTGATCGGGAAGAGTGACGCCGTTCCGGGGAGCAGACGGAAGAAACCGGCCGGCAGGGCTGACCTGGAGGCAGCCGGAGCGGCAGGAGGCAAGAAAGGGACCGGGGGGAGGAGACGAAGGACGGACAAGACGGAAGGCCTCGACCGGAAAGGGGTCGCCCACTTCGCCGTCCTCACTGAGGACACACGTCTGCTTCTCAGACgacgggggagacggggggaaggGAACAGAGCGATGAAGAAAAGAAACACGCTGAAGAACTATCAAGAGGTAGGCGATTGTGCCGATTGCATTGTAAGCGGCACGCCggccaagtggttagcactgctgcctcacagcgccagggacccgggttcgattcccggcttgggtcactgtctgtgcggagtctgcatgttctccctgtgtctgcatgggtttcctccaggtgttccagtttcctcccacagtctgaaagatgtgtgggttcggtggactggccatgctaaattgccccttagtgtccaaagacgtgctggttaggtggattggccatgctaaatagtcccttcgtgtccaaagatgtgcaggttaggtggattggccatgctaaattgtcccttagtgtccaaagacgtgctggttaggtggattggccatgctaaattgtcccttagtgtccaaaggtgtgcgggtgaggtggattggccatgctaaattgccccttagtgtccaaagatgtgtaggttaggttgataggctatgctaaattgcgccttaatgtccaaagatgtgtcggttaggttgattggccatgttaaattgccccgtaatgtccaaagatgcgtaggttaggttgataggccatgcaaaagtgccccttagtatccaacgatatgcaggttagatggattggtcatgctaaattgtcccttagtgtccaaagatgtgcaggttaggtggattggccatgctaaattgtcccttagtgtccaaagatgtgcaggttaggtggattggccatgctaaattgccccttagtgtccaaagatgtgcaggttaggcggatttgccatgctaaagtgccccttagtgtccaaagatgtgccggttaggtggattggcatgctaaattgtcccttagtgtccaaagatgtgttggttaggtggattggccatgctaaattgccccttagtgtccaaagatgtgttggttaggtggattggccatgctaaattgtcccttagtgtccaaagatgtgttggttagatggattggccatgctaaattgccccttagtgtccaaagatgtgcaggttaggtggattggccatgctaaattgctccttagtgtctaaagatgtgcaggttaggtggattggccatgctaaattgtcccttagtgtccaaagatgtatgtgttagatggattggccatgctaagttgtcccttagtgtccaaaggcgtgcagattatgtggattggccatgctaaattgtccctttagtgtccaaagatatgcaggttaggcggattggccatgctaaattgtccttagtgtccaaagatgtgcaggttaggcagattggccatgctaaattgtccctcagtgtccaaagatgtgcaggttaggtggattggccatgctaaattgtccctttagtgtccaaagatatgcaggttaggtggattggccatgctaaattgctccttagtgtccaaagatgaaccAGAAGATTGTGAAACACCACAAACGGCATCGCGATCCAACCATGTGACCGGTCCTTAAAGCAATCACGCAGCCACTTAAATATATAGCACCTCGATGTCGACCTCAGTAACATCACCACAATCCACTATTCCCAGTCCCAGCACTGAGGGTGAGCTGTTGGAGATGCAGTTGCTCCAGATGAGACATGAAGCCAAGGCACGGTGCGGTCGGGAGGGGTCAAAGGTGCTATCGAAATGCAAAATCTTCCTTTTATCCTCGGAGgtggtgtttcctcttgtggaactgaggcggggggggggggggggggcgcagtcaTTGACAATTAGGGGTCATCCGTTTGTAAGGGACTGAGAAAAATggggatttgtggggaagacatttacaagtgttctttgtcccctgtgggtttcagtgtcctgtttgctgaacaggatgCAGTTTGTTGAGTggtgtgggctgggccaatcggATTGCTCAGTGGGCGGGAAGAAAAAGAGGCggcaggaagtgaagcagcggTGGCGTAggcagggagtgtgcagagagagagagccatgttttgaagaggagctttttccaggcagtgagaattgggTTTGgaatgagaggcagccaggcgttcccctgcctgctcttttcattactgccaagcaggacagccttcagcgcactggacctgcgttgctgcacggatagctcgtggcacctctgcctcctgcggcatcatcatccacacgtgtgtctcttctggactgtgtgtgtgtgtgtcgtgagtaactggtggggactatacaatccaactggaacagtatctacaaatgtgttactgaggatgagtttccccatatgtgcaccaacggatgggccccaacggttataaatcagagctcactgttttatgtctgttaattatatttgttattaaatttatttttgatattccgattaccgtactgacatttatgggtaaacagggaattagccaaatcaacatcaaccgctcggaattcgggatcctgttgattgaatatttaaatagtagccccatttagtggtcagcagggggttacatttttggaggcaccgctgagatcattcctgtttaccagacaggtcaaattaattttttctttcttcttttcgtcagtcagtaacagttaaccctgtaattacaacaggaaatttttacagtgttagtagctcatttaagacaatggatttttctcaggctgctgactggagccgccaaaagaatatcagtctttctcgtggcatattactgagcaatgtgtcaatagatactagtgaggagaccattgctagggTCTTAAACTTAGCGgaagtctttggtcgcaccaagatttgtggtcgctgtggggattctactggcgcacagttgttcatactagtggagacgagcattgatttaacccctgacactgtacctccagatgtaggtattgaaggagaagctgggccatgggctgtgcatacgctagaaagccttgtcacacaggatgctgttcctgaagaggacgctttccatacaaagctgttgttactacaacaggaaggcaagtcgatggaggattttcaggccatagtatcagaaaatcaagctcccaaagtggatgtgaacatggatttagtgactgctattggaaaactggtggacaagtgcaaccaagtgtctaccgatgggcctagctacagaaagctgagactgttttcaggactgaaacctgtgcccccaggtgaggaagaatacgatgtctggatggagcaggctacccagatgatcaatgagtggcaatgcactgacgccgGCAAGAGCcagcgtatagtggagagtttaaaagggcctgctgctgacatcgtccgatttttgaaagttagcacttcCACTGCTACGGCCGCCGATAATTTatctggacacagcttatggcaccacagagagtggagccgacatcttggccaagttcagacacacataccaggatgaaggagaaaaactctctgcttttctgtatcgccttgacaaacttctccatcatgctcttcttaagggaggaattacggctgcagacatgaatcgagctcgggTAGAACAGCTggtcaagggtgcactcactcgagacatggttgctctgcgtgtaaggatgagccacaccctggacaaacccccttccttcttccagctgatgcgggaggtaagagaggaagaaaattggattagcgccagagaCGGGGTGAAAGCCActgtaccgcagtcctcagttacgtctgagttgaacagcctacaaaatgaggtaagggaactgacttgtcaggtggccagactgttgagcgccgttccagttacccctacatctgaaagttcgacagcaaggactgggtccgtacagcaagcgccagaagctgctgttcgggacgcgtcgccccgagtgaaaaggtccaaaccactgccggcaggaatcttttgctacaagtgtgggcaagatgggcatacaagg
It includes:
- the LOC144488404 gene encoding uncharacterized protein LOC144488404; amino-acid sequence: MRERLLGSLDKPLGCDTKLGAMGEPGEILHQKVGRSASENDAPSLSDSEATNSGTAPLIGKSDAVPGSRRKKPAGRADLEAAGAAGGKKGTGGRRRRTDKTEGLDRKGVAHFAVLTEDTRLLLRRRGRRGEGNRAMKKRNTLKNYQEDIDRVFRRGWQLFLKNLSRLKL